In Sander vitreus isolate 19-12246 chromosome 8, sanVit1, whole genome shotgun sequence, the genomic window TGTTCAAAAGTTATGTAACCTGTAAGAAGTTGTATATGAATTTTCCACGGCATAAATACAATTCTATCTTTATTCTGTCTTTATTTATCAGGATTAATCAAGTTCCTATCTTATCTTGGATGGACATTTAGGTGGCAAACTTTGTcgatatattgtttttttctggctCTCAGGTGGAGCTGAGTGAGATTGAGTCAAGCTGCGAGGAGTATCCCCTGACCCGAGGCTTCTGTCATCTGATCAGCACACTGGTCGAGAGCAGCCTGCCCGTTAATTTAGGGGCGGGGCTACGTGTACCAGGCTTTCAGCCTTACCTGAACTTCTTGCGTGACTCGGTGTTCCTCCCCTTCCCCACCAGAGCATATCGCCGTCCAGCTGAGAAGGTAAAATGCTGTGTAGTGCTCTCCCGGTGTCCTATAAGGTGAAGACATGTAGCTGCGGCATACATGTATGCTCTTTGaactacacatacagtacatctgttCATttgctttccctttttttccatttttgccATCTCTCAGTGGGAGGTTGCTGATGCTGTCCTGGAGGTGTTCCACAAGCTGCTGCGGGACTACGAGCCCCAGCCGTCCGACTTTGTCCAGGAGATGGTGGAGCTGCAGGGGGAGCAGGTCACAGCCCACAAGCCCCCAGGCCACAGCATCATGTTCCACCTGCTTAACGACTCGCCAATGCTGGCGCTCTGCCTCAGCCTGCTGGAGGAGGGTGTACGCCAGCTGGACACCTATGCACCCTTCCCTGGTGAGAGAACATATGCAGCTGCtgtcagagaaagagagatcgcgcttgtgtgtatgtttgttctgACGACATGCTCCGTTACTCTTCCCCTGCAGGTAAGAAGCTCTTGGAGTCGGCGGTGCTGCACTGCTTGTGCCTGCTGGACTTAGCTCTGCAGAAGGAGGTGGTGTTCATGGACCTCCTCAGGGAGAGCCAGGCCTCCATGCTGGTTTCCCCCTTGGAGCAGCTTCTGCAGGGGGTCAGTCCTCAAACTCGAAGGGCAGATCACATTGTCAATATTGCCAGGTAAGGGCATCTAGgttttaaagagcccctattatgctcCTTTTCAGCGTCATATCATGGTCTCCTAGAATCgttttacatgctttgatgtgggcagcacatttgaaaaactgggctggctttctcaatcagtgacattAATTGAGAAATTTCAGTTGAGAGAGAGCTCCATTTGGaatgaaattagtttttttttactatatacATCTATTGCATACACAAAAACTATATAACTATATACACTAAACTATATACACTAAAAGACGAGAAAAAGCAAAATAGCACAATAATACCCAAACTGTGGTATTGACCCCAtggttatgtttttttgttgattttgttcTCGAATAAAATGTGTATCTCTTCATGCTTTACTAATTAGTAGAGTTGACATGTTATTAAACCTCTTCAGAAGTCATAGTAGGTTATATTTAACTACTCTTTAAAAGGCTAATGTGTTCAGAATGAGTAGAACTTAATGGTGACCTATGTTGGTCCCTTGCAGGTATCTGTACCACAGCAGCTCTAACCCAGAGGCTGCCTTCCAGAGTGCCAAGATCCTGCGTCGTATCGCCAACTACCCCAACATTCAGACTAGGCTGGTGGGAGATTTTACACACGACAAGGTATATGTCAAAGTCTCAACTCttaacaaattaaaaatacCTTTCCTCCAAAGCTTCAggatatttcacaaaatgttaagCAGTAAGCAAAAGAAAATGGATACAAGAAAACCAAAATATTGTACAGTAGTCTAATATAGTCTCATTTACGTATTTCAATTAGATAGAATAAATCCCGGATGCAATTCTACTTTTTATATATACCCTTCGATGTAGATTACACGATCCCAAAATGTATTAAGTCAAACAATGCAATTTGTTCTTGTTTCTATTATATTTATTGGTCAGGGTGTGTTTTTTACTCGATTCACTGAGGTGCGTCTGTGCCAGTGATCTTCACTGCGGTCATGTGGGAatcttttgttgtgtttgaaaTTGAGAATTATTTTTGTCTCTGTCCATCAGTCTGTGAGTGACAAGCTTATGGCAGGCTTTGTGGAGTGTCTGGACAGTGAAGAGGCCGAGGAGGGAACAGAAAATGGAGATGGTGAGAGAGACGTTGTGTTGTCTGTGACATTTTTCATCAGTCTAAAAACTGTACCATCTTCTGCATTTGGTTTAAATCCTGCTGTTTTCGTATTGTGAAATCTACCTACTTCATAACCCCCAAACTTCCAGACTCTCACCCACAAAAGAATGTTGCAAGAATCCGGCATGAAACCCAGATCCATATGCTGAACCTGCTCATCACCTCCTTGGAGCTGAAGACGCCAAATCTAGCCCTGTACCTTTTGGGCTATGAAGTAAAGAAGCCTGTGTCCTCCACCAACCTCCAGGACCCAGGTCAGACCACAGCTTTAGCTGTTGGCATGTTCATTTTGGTGGCTGTTGTGATTTTAGCAATGTTTGTGGGCTTCTGGTTTGGATTTAAAGGGATCAGATGACCTGAGTATTACCTTTCAGTTGACGGTGCATTTGTGCATTACAGGTGTGTTGGGATGTCCACGGAGCTGCCTGCATGCCATACTGAGTCTGCTGCAGAGAGGCACTGAGAAGAGATCAGGACCGGTACTCACACAGCAGGCCCCACACCTGGCTGAGCTCTGCTACCAGGTACTCTTCATCCTCTACTCAAACTGCACCTTCATTTTTGCCTTTTATGCCCAGCAGGTTGAACGCATATATGGAGTTTGTGTGTGGGCTGATTGTTTGATTAAtcaattttttcttttcttgtttgcGTGTCTCTGTTATTGTCTCCCTCTCTCAGGTGATCTACCAGCTGTGTGCCTGCCCAGATACATCAGGACCCACCATGCGCTATTTGAGGACCAGCCAGGACTTCCTGTTCTCTCACCTGCAACACCTACCCTTCATCCTGCCTAGTGAGTTCAGGATCCTGGGCCAATCTCCTTGGtcctaaaatatatattcagcAATAGGGACGTGATGAATGGAAAAACATGAAGCAAAGAAGCAGGAAATTCATAACATTTAATAGAAATTAGTGGTTGTTTGTATTCCTTCTGGATGAAAATAATGGATGTAAAAATTGTGTCGCAGAGATATACTTGTAAAAAACAAAGCCAGGAAATGGAAGCAATGATACAATATGAATGTGGGTGTGTTAAAGAGAACACATtaaaagtcttttcttttcattgctTTGATTCTACTTTGTGCTGTCTTCAGGTAACCAGATAGCTGCCCTCTCCCAGATGTCTTGGCTCATGAAAACAGCTGCCATTGAGCTGAGGGTGACCTCACTGAACCGCCAGCGTTCACATACACAACGCCTTGTCAGCCTCCTGTTGGACGACCAGCCACACACTCAACATACAGGTATATCCGTTGTCAAGTGTTTTCACAGGACACATTCAATTTATACACACTTTTtggccttgttttttttaatgtttttgtatttattggtTTGAAAGATAATTTCAATTGGCCAAAGTCTGGCGATACTATGataaatatacaataaataataaagtgatgatcacacacatgcacattcaaaCTCCCAGTCACCATGACCCCTCAACAAAGCTCATTAATGAACCTAAGAACCtcataacttttcttttttagctgATGGGGAATCGGGAATGGAGGAAGAAACCAGATCAGTCAGCGGGTTCCTGCATTTCGACACAGTTTCTAAAGGTTTGTACCACCTGTGTACAAGGCTTACCACGGTAGTCAGTGTTTCCGGTGTTACACAATGGTCGGGTACACACCGATTACATTTATTTCCCAttgctgttttgtttatttatagaaATAAAACCCATGTAGTTAATGTTCGCGTATCAGAGCTCACGttcatcaaataaaaaaacttatCAAGCGTTATCAATACTCGGACGACGGTGTCtgctctgcacagcagcagcagagtcgCAGCACAGAGTAGTAATATTTTGGATGTAAACCCAATGCCAAACGAGAATCTGATAATGTTAATGACGTAATCTGTAAACTCCGGCGGCCACCTTGCAGCTAGAACGCGGTGCAGATGATTGACCAGAGAGGCCCGAGATCAAAGTAAGCACTCTTCAGATATTGAGCGTCATCGATGAATATCTTTTACTGTTAAATGTCCGGTGTTGTCATAAGTTCATTAACCGGTGGGGAAACTTCCTCACCGTGGCATCCCTACTGAAGACACATTTAAATCAAATATCGATGGCTAAATGCAGTCAACGTTTAAtgaccagtccctccaggatttcgcggccttttttggAGATTGTTGCGTCCCAAAATACCTGATTTcgtgggagcttttgtaaaaaattgcgataaaagagagagagacagtgaaagttgcaaaaaagttgtggtgatgtatagttctttcaaaataaaaaggaaacttgttttggggagaataaaatttctctgggctgagatttcctagtaaccttaccaaaaaggctcaggatgctgcaaatgttggtataatatgaaaatggctggtggatttaagacaaaaaataataatttattgaatgaatcaaatttgaacatatctgtcagtggcttgttgatctttacattgttagttattttcctatcctggcctgggctgggacacacattcatacggtttgataatactgactttaacttatcattgcacttacaataacgagcgtttCTGTCCTCAATTtacaccgtgtgtgtgtctgtgtttgtgtgtgtgcaagcgtccgtcgcggggggtacggagcggggggtacggagcagtagccccacccgctgcagaaagccgacagccaggatggaaacggcagcaacttcagcgacttttaaatcgttaaagtctacgTTGATGTctaaaatgtatcggacggtctgacatgttttgcacggtctttcgctgtacgttttgttggcaatgagtcacacacacacgtctcttcttcatatcaaaaacaaggaaatgatcaacccgttctcactcccgattggtcattggctctcagagtgcacgtgggactgctgtgattggttgaagtcgcgggaaacttcaggttattggtgaaatgtgcggaaaagttgcggtgattggtcaaaattgcgagtcgcaccaaattcgcggtgattggttgaattggcgccatcgcaaaatcctggagggactgaatgaCTCTTCACACACTTGAATATTTTGAGTAATCAATTCAAGCTGTCATTTAAGGCTCTtgttcttttaaaatgatacCAGATTGGTTCTGACTTTTAATCTCATCTTGTCCTTGTTTGATGCAATCAGTGCGCAGGAAGTTGCTGAGTGTGCTGGACGCCATCGATTTCAGTCAGGATATGcctgagctgctgcagctagaCTTCTTTGAGCGTGCTCAGATAGAGCAGGTGATCTCCAACTGTGAGCATGTCAATGAGCAAGGACACACTGTGTGCAACGTTAAGGTGGGTTTCCAGGATCACCACTTACTCATCTCTGTGTTGTTTAaactatttgtttgtgtttacatgacattacattatgtgtttgaTCTTccactgatttattttttattttttacagttgcTGCATAGAGTGCTGGTCGCTGAGGTGAATGCACTGCAGGGAATGGCAGCCATTGGACAGAGGCCCCTGTTAATGGAGGTGAGTGTACTAAAACTAATGGGACTTAATGTTTGTGTAATTTACCAACATGTTGTAAATGACTTCCAAAGCTGTGATTAAAAACACTCTGTTTTGAGTCTTTGAGAGATGAAAGCTGGAGCTAAAAATGTTTGTCTACATTCACCTTTGTCCCTGGGTGTGTTCTTCCAGGAGGTGAACTCCATCCTGCAGCAGGTGGTGGAACGCAACCGCGTCCGTAGGAGTTTGAGTGCAAAGCGACATGCGCTGCGGTCCTGGAGGAGCCTGGTGGAGACGCTGCTGACCACCTGCCCTGCTGATCTCATACCTGCTGATGACAGGCAGCTCATCATCAGAGACCTGCTGCTCGACCTGCACGATAAGGTCAGTGAGGATGATTGCCACATGGAAGGTGAAATAAGTGTAGCAATGATATCAATGCATTGAAGGGgcattttaactgtattttgGGTGCAGTCATTTATGAAAAGGTTTGGTTAGGTACAATATTAATGCTAATGCGTTTTAGTACTGCTCATCTTTACATGTGTATTGAATCAGTCGAAGTAGAGAAAAACGTGAAACATTGCTAATGAGTTCCTGTAAGAGCTGACAAAACCATTACCTCAAATCTCCAGGTTGTTCTAAAAACTGATTGTAAATGTCAATGTGCCTTGCCCAGGTGTTATCTGAGGATGCAGCAGGAGAACTGATGCCCATTGTTGCTGGGGCAGTCTTCACTCTGACAGCCCACCTCAGCCAATCAGTCCTGTctgagcagcagcagggggCGGGATTAGAAGTGTCCTCTGGCTTTGCCTCCATCGCCAACTCCGCCCTACACCTGATTCTCCGCAAGCTGCTGGACTTCATCCTTTGCACTGGTAAGTGATGACATAAACCTACAATATCTTACATGGGATATGTTGCTAAGATAAACCTTGGTCAGGTTAcgcatttaaaatgttgtcttttaCACTTTAAGGGGGTGGATACCAGCGTCTGCGTGCTCACTTGTATGGCTCCCTGCTGTACTACCTTCAGATTGCCCAGAAACCTGAAGAACCAGACACTCTGCAGACAGGtacaacacagacacattaaTACAGACTTTAtagaaaacatgtatttatttcaagtGTGATATGGAAATCTAGTGTTATTAAGTCAAGGGGGCAATGTACACATGTTGTCTGGTCATCTGAGAAAATctccctctccatccctccAGCAGGGAAGGCAATGTGGGAACGTCTCACAGCCCCCGAAGATGGTTTCTCCAAACTGCAGAGAGAGAATCTCGCTATCATTGAGAGCTATGGCAGAGCTCTTATGGAGGTGGTGTGTCGGGACGCCTGTGATGGCCATGAAATCAGCAGGGTAAGAGCCAAACCATGCCGTTCATACAATAATATGACTTATATACTTACTCTGCCATTTTCAGCCTCATACTGACATGATGTTAACATTGTGTCGTCaggtttaaaaaacattgtaaaataaaGGTATTGAAAATAAACCTGCATATGGCATTGCAAAGCTCAAAGTTTAAATAGCTGAGACAAATCTCTTTGTTTGTTGACTACTAACCAGTGCTTGTTTTATCTTGTCTCCTCTTCCCGTCTGTCAGATGTTGGCTCTAGCGGTGCTGGACCGGATCTTGTCCATAGACCGTCAGAATCAGTGGCTGGTTTACTTATGCAACAGTGGCTACCTGCGGTCGCTAGTGGAGAGCCTGAGACAGGATGATGCTGCCCTGCAGAGCCTGCTCACACCTCAGCCACCCCTCCTCAAACCACTCTACATCTATGAGAGCAAGATGGTGAGGAGATGTGCACTTATACAGACACAGTATGTTTTGCATTGTAAATTGGACCTGTATCCTTTGTCTAAAGCATCTGTACGTAGAGGATTATGAAGGCACAAACtctgctctttgttttttttaggcccTGCTGACTCGTGTGGCTAAGACAGGTCAGGGAGCTGTGGAGCTGCTGCGCTGTGGTCTTGTGGCACAGCTGATAGAGTGCCAGGTGTTTGACATGGTACCTGACAGCGATGCACACAGGTAGGGATGTGGAAAAAGGGGGTGGAGTAACTTCcaagtgtgttttatatttcatattttatatattatatatatacacacacagttttttccAGTGCATTTAACTGActtgagcttctctctctcgGTCAAATGACCCCCTTATCTTAAGGTGTCTGTTAATAGTATTACCTAAGTCTGTGTCTGTTCCCTTGTGGTCTACAGGGTGATGCGGGACCCATCCGGCTTCATCCCCAGCCCTATGGACCGCTACAGGCAGATTCTCTTACCGACCCTAAGGCTCTTTCAGGTGATCCTGACCTCTACCACCATGAACCACCAGCAGGGCGCGGCACAGGTAAGCACGCAATTATAGAGATCACAACAATGACAACTTGTAACCTTTTTATACCTTGAAAATCCCCAAAAGTCAGATtcttaaatgttgttttgtgtctggaCTGACTCTGTAGTCCTAGATGGGATTAATACTCATTTAAAAATGAGTGTGTCTCagacaactttttgtttttgtactgtATCTGAGTGCCATACAAAGATTTATAAACATTGCACTTACAtcctaactctctctctctctctctctgtgtgtgtgtgtgtgtgtgtgtgtgtgtgtgtgtgtgtgtgtaggttctCCAGTGGCTGATAGTGCATGCCGACACCATTCAGTCTCTGTTGCGCTGTCAGGAGCTCAGTATGGGAGCATTGCAGGAGCTCTCTTTGCTCACTGGCATCATCAGTAAGACGGCTCTGCCAGGTACATTAATAAGTCATTCTTCTCTTCTAATGCACTTTGCTTTCTATTATATTTTCCCGTTTTCATTGTACAAACCTTATATACACATATCAGACTGCATGAATGGTGTTCATGTACTGCTTGGTCTCTCAGGGGCCCTTGAGACGGGTGGGGAGGTCAACAGTGCGGCTATAATGGAGTTCCAGGGTCACATCAACAGATTCCAGGTTAGACAGCTGCCATTGTTTTTATATGGTATAGTATATATGTGTTTTGCTGTATCCCTGACAATGCATATCCATCTCAATGTGTAAATTGTACAGTTAGTAATACATCTCTTCTTTTTTAgcgtctctgtctgtccttgCTTGGCCGTCTGGCAGGGAGCGAGCAGGAGAGGTTGCTAAAACAGGCTGAGGTTGCTGCACCTGGAGACTCAGCAGAAAGACGAGAGGAGATGGAGGTGGCTATGCAACAGGTCTGACAACAAGCATTCTCTAAATGAAGTAGTAAGAGATTCATGGTGAAGGGTGGTGGTGCCTGTGACTACATGGTATTTTGCAATTTCTTCAGCAGTGTGATGAGTGTGTCTCCTTGAAATGTCAGAAGTGACTTCCTAGTTAGAAGTTACCCAGTTTACATTTGACATATTCCAACAGTATAATTGACAGTAGGGgtgtacgattcagaaaatgtcacgattcgataccgatttttaggctcaagattcgattcagaATCAAATTTccattcaaaaacgattctcgattttaaaaaaaacaaacaaaaacgatTCAGTTAATTATACGATT contains:
- the nup205 gene encoding nuclear pore complex protein Nup205 isoform X2; translated protein: MAAQMAVNSGASLWGPLKELWETVDGAVLRRQPESVHLLDLQLKKHKPHFLSLYKNPPKSAEQREKVRKASTEGIAIQGQQGSRLLPEQLLSEAFILSDLFDIGELAALELLLAGEQQQPHFPGLTRGLVAVLLYWDGKLCLANSLRTLIQSRHGKTFTLDLSGELVALTTRFTDELMNQGLTKRLLTLVSEINVTREFERLQKERGLGNEKHRKEVSDLIKESRQALADSLFSWTCQSPLSKDDTLALIGHLETVTAQADGSLDSVNLALVMALLYCLDVSFVEQGTEDREDLIQALPMLTERQYVSAVHSRLMDGQPWKLPGLQAVCRLAWALSLRVLSQLPQGCALVEFTEADEALADQALLGDVFLFMKEGILGCESFAQEEFYIRRLHSLITDFLALMPMKVKQLRNRADEDARLVHMSLQMDSELPSSLRKDLVHLMILIGEFYSKDSFGLELGLEFWCPTESLQHTSLQGSYLGMALQRPPHKQVVLSKFVRQMGDLLPATLYIPYLRMLKGLANGPQCAHYSFSLLKTNGATHSDNIQGVSGSPVSWEHFFHSLMLYHENLRRDFPNPDAAHYRHPPLRGITQRELDGLTSFLQLLTTIITWSENARLALCEHPQWTPVVVMLGLLQCSIPPILKAELLHCLAAFGKSPEIAASLWQSLEYTQILQTVRAPGQRQAAGIEVELSEIESSCEEYPLTRGFCHLISTLVESSLPVNLGAGLRVPGFQPYLNFLRDSVFLPFPTRAYRRPAEKWEVADAVLEVFHKLLRDYEPQPSDFVQEMVELQGEQVTAHKPPGHSIMFHLLNDSPMLALCLSLLEEGVRQLDTYAPFPGKKLLESAVLHCLCLLDLALQKEVVFMDLLRESQASMLVSPLEQLLQGVSPQTRRADHIVNIARYLYHSSSNPEAAFQSAKILRRIANYPNIQTRLVGDFTHDKSVSDKLMAGFVECLDSEEAEEGTENGDDSHPQKNVARIRHETQIHMLNLLITSLELKTPNLALYLLGYEVKKPVSSTNLQDPGVLGCPRSCLHAILSLLQRGTEKRSGPVLTQQAPHLAELCYQVIYQLCACPDTSGPTMRYLRTSQDFLFSHLQHLPFILPSNQIAALSQMSWLMKTAAIELRVTSLNRQRSHTQRLVSLLLDDQPHTQHTADGESGMEEETRSVSGFLHFDTVSKVRRKLLSVLDAIDFSQDMPELLQLDFFERAQIEQVISNCEHVNEQGHTVCNVKLLHRVLVAEVNALQGMAAIGQRPLLMEEVNSILQQVVERNRVRRSLSAKRHALRSWRSLVETLLTTCPADLIPADDRQLIIRDLLLDLHDKVLSEDAAGELMPIVAGAVFTLTAHLSQSVLSEQQQGAGLEVSSGFASIANSALHLILRKLLDFILCTGGGYQRLRAHLYGSLLYYLQIAQKPEEPDTLQTGKAMWERLTAPEDGFSKLQRENLAIIESYGRALMEVVCRDACDGHEISRMLALAVLDRILSIDRQNQWLVYLCNSGYLRSLVESLRQDDAALQSLLTPQPPLLKPLYIYESKMALLTRVAKTGQGAVELLRCGLVAQLIECQVFDMVPDSDAHRVMRDPSGFIPSPMDRYRQILLPTLRLFQVILTSTTMNHQQGAAQVLQWLIVHADTIQSLLRCQELSMGALQELSLLTGIISKTALPGALETGGEVNSAAIMEFQGHINRFQRLCLSLLGRLAGSEQERLLKQAEVAAPGDSAERREEMEVAMQQVRANIMEYCQTLLLQSSAQAQFSICLFSPSGSEPAGRDGGRTDLSSTLPSMAYSRAPSLGLALYLLKNSAADFFRFHQSHRQSLGKLQSLDQLPPEELKELCQGLVSGPGGVEKISSVQRSLLAKRRLVQLINNRAKLLALCSYVIETCLFVLWRHLEYYLLHCTPTDPKDSLMPGASLYRSRLTDDSFGGLQASGGRCLGLSRVSQQDLDLLKSDMAAGFGEALQRKLLEVEGLYSQVRSRYTFIQALVRRIRGLLRQPKS
- the nup205 gene encoding nuclear pore complex protein Nup205 isoform X1 produces the protein MAAQMAVNSGASLWGPLKELWETVDGAVLRRQPESVHLLDLQLKKHKPHFLSLYKNPPKSAEQREKVRKASTEGIAIQGQQGSRLLPEQLLSEAFILSDLFDIGELAALELLLAGEQQQPHFPGLTRGLVAVLLYWDGKLCLANSLRTLIQSRHGKTFTLDLSGELVALTTRFTDELMNQGLTKRLLTLVSEINVTREFERLQKERGLGNEKHRKEVSDLIKESRQALADSLFSWTCQSPLSKDDTLALIGHLETVTAQADGSLDSVNLALVMALLYCLDVSFVEQGTEDREDLIQALPMLTERQYVSAVHSRLMDGQPWKLPGLQAVCRLAWALSLRVLSQLPQGCALVEFTEADEALADQALLGDVFLFMKEGILGCESFAQEEFYIRRLHSLITDFLALMPMKVKQLRNRADEDARLVHMSLQMDSELPSSLRKDLVHLMILIGEFYSKDSFGLELGLEFWCPTESLQHTSLQGSYLGMALQRPPHKQVVLSKFVRQMGDLLPATLYIPYLRMLKGLANGPQCAHYSFSLLKTNGATHSDNIQGVSGSPVSWEHFFHSLMLYHENLRRDFPNPDAAHYRHPPLRGITQRELDGLTSFLQLLTTIITWSENARLALCEHPQWTPVVVMLGLLQCSIPPILKAELLHCLAAFGKSPEIAASLWQSLEYTQILQTVRAPGQRQAAGIEVELSEIESSCEEYPLTRGFCHLISTLVESSLPVNLGAGLRVPGFQPYLNFLRDSVFLPFPTRAYRRPAEKWEVADAVLEVFHKLLRDYEPQPSDFVQEMVELQGEQVTAHKPPGHSIMFHLLNDSPMLALCLSLLEEGVRQLDTYAPFPGKKLLESAVLHCLCLLDLALQKEVVFMDLLRESQASMLVSPLEQLLQGVSPQTRRADHIVNIARYLYHSSSNPEAAFQSAKILRRIANYPNIQTRLVGDFTHDKSVSDKLMAGFVECLDSEEAEEGTENGDDSHPQKNVARIRHETQIHMLNLLITSLELKTPNLALYLLGYEVKKPVSSTNLQDPGVLGCPRSCLHAILSLLQRGTEKRSGPVLTQQAPHLAELCYQVIYQLCACPDTSGPTMRYLRTSQDFLFSHLQHLPFILPSNQIAALSQMSWLMKTAAIELRVTSLNRQRSHTQRLVSLLLDDQPHTQHTADGESGMEEETRSVSGFLHFDTVSKVRRKLLSVLDAIDFSQDMPELLQLDFFERAQIEQVISNCEHVNEQGHTVCNVKLLHRVLVAEVNALQGMAAIGQRPLLMEEVNSILQQVVERNRVRRSLSAKRHALRSWRSLVETLLTTCPADLIPADDRQLIIRDLLLDLHDKVLSEDAAGELMPIVAGAVFTLTAHLSQSVLSEQQQGAGLEVSSGFASIANSALHLILRKLLDFILCTGGGYQRLRAHLYGSLLYYLQIAQKPEEPDTLQTAGKAMWERLTAPEDGFSKLQRENLAIIESYGRALMEVVCRDACDGHEISRMLALAVLDRILSIDRQNQWLVYLCNSGYLRSLVESLRQDDAALQSLLTPQPPLLKPLYIYESKMALLTRVAKTGQGAVELLRCGLVAQLIECQVFDMVPDSDAHRVMRDPSGFIPSPMDRYRQILLPTLRLFQVILTSTTMNHQQGAAQVLQWLIVHADTIQSLLRCQELSMGALQELSLLTGIISKTALPGALETGGEVNSAAIMEFQGHINRFQRLCLSLLGRLAGSEQERLLKQAEVAAPGDSAERREEMEVAMQQVRANIMEYCQTLLLQSSAQAQFSICLFSPSGSEPAGRDGGRTDLSSTLPSMAYSRAPSLGLALYLLKNSAADFFRFHQSHRQSLGKLQSLDQLPPEELKELCQGLVSGPGGVEKISSVQRSLLAKRRLVQLINNRAKLLALCSYVIETCLFVLWRHLEYYLLHCTPTDPKDSLMPGASLYRSRLTDDSFGGLQASGGRCLGLSRVSQQDLDLLKSDMAAGFGEALQRKLLEVEGLYSQVRSRYTFIQALVRRIRGLLRQPKS